One window from the genome of Mucilaginibacter ginsenosidivorans encodes:
- a CDS encoding response regulator: MMTNSGTVSILLVDDDEINNFISIKLIKKALLNTEIMACLHGKYAIDLLMEIQREDPSKLPDYILLDINMPIMNGWEFLDEYTRLNIDPLGKCKVYIISSSVFSNDINKARSYPIVKDFVSKPLNVDKIKELFAVANPA, translated from the coding sequence ATGATGACGAATAGCGGAACAGTAAGTATATTACTTGTAGATGATGACGAAATAAACAACTTTATTTCCATCAAGTTGATTAAGAAGGCGTTATTGAATACAGAGATCATGGCTTGCCTCCACGGCAAGTATGCAATTGATCTGTTGATGGAGATACAGCGTGAGGACCCTTCGAAGCTACCGGACTACATTCTCCTTGATATTAACATGCCGATAATGAACGGATGGGAATTTTTGGATGAGTATACCAGACTGAACATCGATCCACTTGGAAAATGCAAGGTGTACATTATTTCGTCTTCGGTTTTCAGCAACGATATAAACAAGGCACGCTCATACCCGATTGTAAAAGACTTTGTATCGAAGCCGCTTAACGTGGATAAGATAAAAGAACTTTTCGCGGTAGCAAATCCCGCCTGA